The following DNA comes from Hemibagrus wyckioides isolate EC202008001 linkage group LG05, SWU_Hwy_1.0, whole genome shotgun sequence.
AATCTAAGCACTGAGCATTTTCAGGATAATGAGTTTTGCAGTATTAAgcttacaaaaatatatatagtatgACATCATTTATTAATAGATAATAAATTGGAAATAGCTGTGTATGAGAGCAATAAAACACTGTTATTGGATTATAATCATCCAACATTTGGATGCTAATAGTGACGCTGCGTTGGGCCGCATGACCGCGTCAGACTCAGCTCAGCGTGGATTATTATTCTATGAGAGAACGCCCCCAAGTGTTTCATTCCTAACATAACAGGCAGGAACTGAGATCAGTCACATGGCTGAAACTTACCCATCTCCTGGCTGGTGGAGTCGGACATCGAGCTGCtctctgacctcactgtgttctcttgaaacacacacacacacaaacacacacacagaacatcatgttatgtccacacacacactgttgtgtaAAACCAAAGCCGTTCTGTTGTTGATGATCATCACATAAGCCGCCAGTCAAGTTTCTGAAAcatctgtattattattttgggtCTAAAAAGTTCAGATCTCAGTCCGATTACAGGCATGAGGtatgattattatataataaaaatattttatgaaaaaaatgaaaaaagctcTAACAGGCAGTAGGAATAGGTCATAGGAGAACACTAGTCTGGATCACTAAAATATTTGACAAAACTGGTATAATAACTGGCAGTCTTTCAGTAAAAACTTTACAGTTTGCCTTTGATAAAGCattattaaagagagagagagagagagagagaaagaaggaaacagagacagagggagtgcaagagaaagagagagagagacagagagagagggggagagagagagacagagagagagaaagagagagagagagagagagagagagagagaaggaaacagagacagagagagagtgcaagagaaagagagagagagacagagagagagggggagagagagagagacagagagagagagagagagagagagagagagggagagagagacagagagagacaaagacagagagagggagagagagagagagagagggagggagagagaggaggacgatgatgaagtaaaaaaagaagTTAGATGATTTGGAGATTTTATGTGATTGAAATTTgtctattttttgtttatttaactgCCAATCCtgtttaaactgtaataaatgtctttttacaacagtgtatgtgtgtgtgtgtgtgtgtgtgtgtatgagtgtgtgtgtgtgtgtgtgtgtgtatgtatgagtgtgtattccACATATAATAATGAAAGGAAACCCCTTTACTCCAAACTTCCTTTGCTCCTAATAACGTCTTGCTTTGGACTTTTTTCCcatgtatacgtgtgtgtgtatgtgtgtgtgtgtatgtgtgtgtgtatgtgtgtgtgtatgtgtgtgagtgcggaaaattcatttcgcagcacacacacttccataaTTTCCCACGCTCCAGAGTTGGAACCCCTATCTGTGATGTTAACATGGTATGACCCACGCTTAAACCGAGCtttgagctctctctctctctcctcacacacacacacacacacacacacatctctgtaAGCTCTGATGCTTTGTTCCACAGAGATCCAAGCTCTAGCTCAGAGatttacacactaacacactgttcTGAGGTCAGTGGTAGAGCGAGagcacacaaacccacactgaGCTGTTTACATGCTGGTAAAAGGTCAACACCAGATCTGAGGCCTTGCATGAGCTTAAATATCAGTCACTGAGGTTCCTGTTATGTTTCTGATAAATTCCTCTTCAATTCCTCATTGTTCTGAAGAAGGATTACGTTGATAAAGTCGACTAAACTGACCTTAAGCCTGGGACTTTCTTATAAACGTCTTCTAACATGTGAGCTGCATATAAAAGGGAaaacatttacactacacgctCAACACTGCTGAATCCtggtttctgattggttggaaggtGTTATcggttttttgttgacagattggtggtgtgggtgatctgttctatttttagcccaagcttggtggcacgacttcctgtgaggacccttgacatggaatgcttggcttgggtcagttctttgtaagcagccgtacagtttacatacgctgagtattgggaatattggtcatatttttgggcggctggaacggattatctccatttacattatttcttatgggaaacaTTTGTTCCAGAATatacattttcaccttaagaactcgcctctaGCACAAACTCCACTGTAGTTGAGGATTAAAGGGCCAGAAATAGCATTTTGGGATTCCTGAGGTTTGAAGTCATGACCTTAATCAGCATGAACTACCTGAACATTAAACATAACAGCATTTATATTTACTGTGGAAACTGTGATTTTTCTTGTGTCCATGCTgatgattgaatgtctttgtcatgtctcactccacagtggtgattaatatgaagctcatatgaaagtggACACTCAGAGCTTCAagattctgtagtgttttatacgtatttctgtttttccctcgcctactaggggtgatatattcatagaaaagtccCGGTTATTTTTTCCACACGAATGTTTCTATCTTTAGGTAAAtaatgatatcaaacccatttctgctctctcagacgccccaagtgcttgttcatctaaaaagtgtctaaaatttgaaggtgttcaTCTTCAACcaataaaattctgtgtaaggttatccaacagaaggggaaacacacgtctaaaacacactgaaagccaacagagtcatTTTATATGAGCCTCACCTGTGTGACATCCTCTGTGAACCGTCGTCCTCTTCCCGTACGCCAGCGGCTGCTCCGCTTCTACGTGCCTGCGGAGGGCGCCGCTGAACAGAGTCTTTTTCGATTTGCGCTGAGACGCATCTTCATCCTAAAACACACCACCGTCAGCAAGCAGAATGAAAGTGTAACAAAAAATCCTAACGCTATCATCCCGAGGAATCCACGCACCTCGCTTTTTAAATTGTTCTTGGAGCCGGAGCGGGCCGAACCGACTCTTCTCCGCACGTGAGGCGGGTTTTCTCCCGCTTCTAAAGGAAACTCGTTCGGAAGCTCTCCAGTCAGTTCCTGCAATATTAGTCATATGTCATAACACAGGAATTGTTCATAAAtttcataataataagaagaagaagactataGTTTTTTTCTGAACACAAATATTTTGTCCATAAGCCAAGAATGAAGCTTCTTCCATACAGTGAACAAGGGATATTTTTAGATGAATACACACACCCAGATCTTTAAATACCTGCCTCGAAAACCCTCCACAAATACAGGACCTGAGTGAAGTTACTATGGAGAAAATTACATTTTCTATGAACTTTCAAAACATATTTATTGATTACTGATCCAAATGGATTGaagccaaaactgggacatgcacatgaatgtaatatggagttggtctgTCCTtcgcagctgtaacagctttaggagtgtgtttatggaaattcccatccaccaaactgttcccacaaagatgggagcatgaaattgtccaaaatgtcttggtaaggtgaagcattaagagttcctttcactggaactaaggggccgagcccaacccctgaaaaacaacacctgaattcaatgatttggaggggcgtcccaaaacttttggcaatactgAGAACATCATATTTAATTTGTTCTTCTGTTTATTTgcgtgttttgttttgtttgtcttttctctTATGAGAAAACTGAGAAACATGATACATCTGATACATCTGTCAAATGACAAACAGATGTTGTCAATCTTATTGATAAAAATTACAACATTAATCTGCTGGaaaaactttataaaaaaaaaagtaaattcaGAGTGAGTCTATATTATTATTCTCAACCAAtccaaattattattaatatatattattaacctatatataatttatattattaatatatatacaatattaatACTATATttgatattataatataaaatatattaatattattatattattatgatttGAAACACATCTGCCCTTAAACATTGAGAAATCTTATCCATGGGGTGGAATCATCCCACAtttcattaagaaaaaaaatcaattctgACCCGGTCATGGTGAAGAGTTTATCTACACAATGAAGTTTTTTTCATGTCTCAGCAAGCATGGAGAATTTAATAAGCTAGCCCACTGGGCAACTAAAAGCTCCAGGGTGATGTCCAGACCCATGGTCTGGCTGCCTAGAAACGGaactgactggaaaaaaaaacaaaaacaaacagtagCTACAACATTTCAAACTGAAACagaaatttttatttgtcacagagACGATCATACACGGTACGACACGTAGAGAAATGCTGCTAATGACTGTCTGTGTATTAAAGAAATCGGTCAAGATTccaaaaaatattaaagaattCTAAGTTAAATTggaatttaaaagtaaaatatgataaataaggaaataaacaCAATCTGCTGTACAATAAAGTGGGAGGCTGTACATGGggaaataatcagaaaaaaagacaagaaaagagaagaggaaaaagaagagaagaaaggtaagaaaagaagagaagagaagagaagagaagagaagagaagagaagagaagagaagagaagagaagagaagagaagagaagagaagttttcagatttttttttttggttattttgtttccggatttatttttattttgttttcggatttttttttttgttattgtgtttcaggatttgtttctttttttttatcttgttattgtgtttctggatttattattattattattttttattttgttttggcatttgttttgtttttttctgcatttattttggtttccagatttgttattgtgtttccagatttgtcttttattattatttttttgttattttgtttctagatgtttttttattattattttgttattttgtttctagatttttaaaaaaaattattttattattattattttgtttttttgtttctgaattattttattattttctttccagatttgtttttgtttccagattttttgtttgtttgtttttttttattttggttctggatttgtttttttattttgttattttgattcTGGACTTAATATTTTGCttctggattttttattttgtttctggatttattattatgttttgcaCTACTCGGCCACCGTACTTTTCATTCGATGGTAGATTATCAGATTATTTCCTTCAGGAtcagaaaaatgtgcaaaatttatttcctttcttATTTCAGTCTCCCACTGTGTCCTGAACCAGATCAGTGTGACATCACTGCAGAAATGGATGGAGGATTGAGGCAAATATTTACAGAGAAGGGTTTGGGTGGAGACACGCCCATCAGATCTGGTGCAAAGATaaagaagcaaacaaacaaacgtgtGAAAACTGTATTTCCAGTGAGTGGAAAACTGCGAACGTTTGATCCTTCATGAGAGTATTCCTTTCAAACGTAGAAGAAAACAgtcctctgtatgtgtgtgtgtgtgtgtgtgtgcgtgtgtttggcAGCACAACAGAGCCAGCAGTCTGATCAGGAGTGTTACATGTGAAGCATTTGCACTCTGAGAGGAAGCACAGCAGGAATGCGGCACTTACGCCCAGTTATCCAGCACCAcatggtgttagtgttactcACAGACAGCAGGCTACAGCGGAGAGTGCAGCAGAGTCCGATCACTCCGCGGTTTTCGGAGTGTGATAATGAGCTGTGTgtttgagcatgtgtgtgtgtgtgtgtgtgtgtgagccctgGCTAGTTCCACATGCCAAAGAAATGTCAGTTTGTCAGGAAGCAAGTGTCATACAATTATGTGAGCATGGCTctttatacatatatgtgtgtgtgtgtgtgtgtgtgtgtgtgtgtgtgtgagtgtgtgagagtgtgtgtgtgtgtgtgagagacactcACCGCCTCCTGGAGACACACACGTCTGAGTTCAGCCAGACGGGTGCTGAGTAAAGCCTGAAGGCTTCTCCGTCTCTCCTGCAGCTCCACCATTCGTTCGGCACGCTGCTTAGTATCCGTGGAGCCctgcagctctacacacacacacacacacaacgaaaGACAAGGACACAGACGATTCATATCAAAATATACATTTCACCCGATTCTATCGATGACGTATTCCGTCTATGAGACTTCATACAATTAAGCCTTCATACAATTCCTGTTTCCTGTAACAGCGGCTCTAACGGGATTAATCCTGCTTTCTAATCCAGTCGTTTTCAtgcgttattgtttctatagcaaacGCTCATACACAGGGTCAAGGCTAATAATCAACAAACTAAAAACTTTCTAAACGTGTGTGCTGTAAATCTACAGGAAGGAAAGACGTGTCTGTTTGGGTCGTGTGATCAGATCCGCTCTGATTCCTTGCTCTGATTTGGAATTAATTTGCAACACTTGTCTTTGCTTATAACGATTAACACACGGCTGTTCTCACCAGGCCCGGTGATTAATTGAGCTTTGACCTCCATATCATGTGTCTTGCTGCTTGATTGTGACTTCACCTACATGGAGAAAGAAGGTAAGCTCAGCTTTTGTCTTGGATCTTGGATGTTTTATGATAtgtaacatcatcatcatcatcatcatcatcatctctcaccTTCCTGCTGTGCTCATGCGTGCTGCAGTGTGTCGGGCTCGTGGCCATGCAGCACCTCTACAGATCGGCCTGAAGGGGGagccactgtgctgctgctgccgctgctgctgataatgatgatgctaCTGCTGGATGCTTTCTGAACTCAATGCcctacaacaaacacacacacacatcaaagcTGAGCGAGTGATGCAGCCATCGACAGCTAGCATAAGGGTCCGGGTTAAAAGACTGGCTTTGAAAAGAGCCTGATAGGGGCACGAGTGAGCTCTGCAAAGTTACACATAAGTGCGATAGCTCAGTTGCAGTGGGGGTTATAACAGCGGTTTAGTGCTATCATAAAGATACACAAAGACCAGGTGCAGGAGAAGGAGCTGGAGAGGGCTAGAGCTCTGAAATGtgttcctgtttttttattttttcaggggTTTAGGTAAAGTCTGTGATTCGACGGGATAGAAAACTGACCCTGGTATTTTAGATATATAATACAAGTTGTGAGTGATCAGCGCCCTATAGTAACCCCCTGacacactatattggcaaaagttttgggacgtctgcctttacatgcatgaGTGtgatatggagttgtcccgccctttgcagctactgtataacagcttcaactcttctgggaaggctttccacaaggtttaggagtgtgtttatgggaatttttgaccattcctttagaggcgcatttgtgaggtcaggcaatgatgttggacgagaaggtctggctctcagtctccgctctaattcaccccaaaggtgttctatcaggttgaggtcaggattcgaGTCAAGTTCCtttacaccaaactcactcatgcatgtctttatggaccttgctttgtgcactgctgtacagtcatgttggaacaggaaggggtcatcccaaaactgttcccacaaagatgggagcatgaaattgtataaaatgtcttggtagcttgaagcattaagagttcctttcactggaactaaggggccgagcccaacccctgaactcaatgatttggaggggtgtcccaatacttttggcaatgtggTGTACTATGGTAACATGGTGTATTAATTAAACCGTTGtcgtttctatagaaacagctcattcacagaaaCTTGTCTGGTGGAAGCTACAGATCATTTaattctattaaaaataaataaataaataaataaagcagtgttTTGTTTCACAGTTATGTGACAAGCCACaatttttcacattattaccccaagagagaggaaaagagaaataagagaagCCTATAAATGTATGAGcctataaaatatttcagaaaatggTAATTGCTGtggtaaaagaggaataaacacttcaggaagagaaaaataatcaataatttgGGAATGGCACCAGTAACTCTGCCTCCAGTAACTCCGCCTGCACTAACTCTGCCTCCAGTAACTCCACCTCAAGTTACTCTGCCTCCAGTAACTCCGCCTCCAGTAACCCCATCTTCAGTAACTCCGCATCCAGTAACTTCGTCTCAAGAAACTCTGCCTTCAGTAACTCCACCTCCAGTAACCCTACCTCAAGTAACTCTGCCTCCAGTAACTCAGCCTCTAGTAACTCCACCTCCTGTAACTCTGCCTCCAGTTAATCCGCCTCCAGTAACTCCACCTTCTGTAACTCTGCCTCCAGTAACTCCACCTCCATTAACTCCTCCTCAAGTAACTCTGCCTCCAGTAACTCCACCTCCTGTAACTCTGCCTCCAGTAACTCAGCCTCCAGTAACTCCGCCTCCAGTAACTCCGCCTCCTGTAACTCTGCCTCCATTAACTCCTCCTCAAGTAACTCTGCCTCCAGTAACTCCACCTCCTGTAACTCTGCTTCCAGTAACTCCGCCTTCAGTTACTCCACCTCCAGTAACTCCGCCTCCAGTAACCCCATCTTCAGTAACTCCGCATCCAGTAACTTCGTCTCAAGAAACTCTGCCTTCAGTAACTCCACCTCCAGTAACCCTACCTCAAGTAACTCTGCCTCCAGTAACTCAGCCTCTAGTAACTCCACCTCCTGTAACTCTGCCTCCAGTTAATCCGCCTCCAGTTAATCCGCCTTCTGTAACTCTGCCTCCAGTAACTCCACCTCCATTAACTCCTCCTCAAGTA
Coding sequences within:
- the LOC131353322 gene encoding uncharacterized protein LOC131353322, whose amino-acid sequence is MAPVTLPPVTPPALTLPPVTPPQVTLPPVTPPPVTPSSVTPHPVTSSQETLPSVTPPPVTLPQVTLPPVTQPLVTPPPVTLPPVNPPPVTPPSVTLPPVTPPPLTPPQVTLPPVTPPPVTLPPVTQPPVTPPPVTPPPVTLPPLTPPQVTLPPVTPPPVTLLPVTPPSVTPPPVTPPPVTPSSVTPHPVTSSQETLPSVTPPPVTLPQVTLPPVTQPLVTPPPVTLPPVNPPPVNPPSVTLPPVTPPPLTPPQVTLPPVTPPPVTLPPVTPPPVTPPPVTLPPVTPPPLTPPQVTLPPVTPPPVTLLPVTPPSVTPPPVTPSQETLPPVTMPSVTPPPVTPFPVTRLITNV